From Grus americana isolate bGruAme1 chromosome 22, bGruAme1.mat, whole genome shotgun sequence, the proteins below share one genomic window:
- the LOC129195265 gene encoding olfactory receptor 1020-like has translation MQRGKWVSQTLLMEFLLLGLGDARELQTPLFLLCLATYTVTMVGKILIIVLMVRDPHLHTPMHFFLMNLSGLKTCYSSTIPPRLLASFLTGDTTISVQGCMAQFFFFGTFATSECYLLAAMSYDRYLAICQPLLYASLMNWKVCLQLVAGSWVAGPLISTGITSFISHQRFCGPSATDHFFCEEAPLLELSCSDTGMIRILIIILSFPDVVFPFLFTLASYVCIIAAVLRIPSSMGRHKAFSTCSSHLTVVIVFYGTLIIVYMLPRTVPLRQLNKTVSLFYTVLTPLINPLIYSLRNREVKEALGRVLRRPAACTDSSNQVWVSGHKSGSPAN, from the coding sequence atgcagagaggaaaatgggtCAGCCAGACACTGCTGATGGAGTTCCTCTTGCTGGGACTGGGGGATGCCCGTGAGCTCCAGAcacctctctttctcctctgtctggCCACATACACAGTGACCATGGTTGGGAAGATCCTCATCATTGTGCTGATGGTCAGAGACCCGCATCTCCACACACCCATGCACTTCTTCCTGATGAATCTGTCTGGCCTGAAGACCTGCTACAGCTCCACCATCCCGCCCAGGCTGCTAGCCAGCTTCCTCACTGGAGACACGACCATCTCTGTGCAGGGATGTATGgcacagtttttcttctttggcaCTTTTGCCACTTCTGAGTGTTACTTGCTGGCTGCCATGTCCTATGATCGATACCTGGCCATATGTCAACCCCTGCTTTATGCAAGCCTCATGAACTGGAAGGTATGTCTCCAACTGGTGGCTGGATCATGGGTTGCGGGACCGCTAATTTCTACAGGAATCACATCTTTCATATCTCACCAAAGGTTCTGTGGCCCCAGTGCAACTGaccatttcttctgtgaagaagCTCCATTGCTAGAGCTCTCCTGCAGTGACACTGGGATGATCAGAATTCTTATTATCATATTATCTTTCCCAGATGTAGTTTTCCCATTTCTGTTCACTCTGGCATCCTATGTCTGCATCATAGCTGCCGTCCTGAGGATCCCGTCCAGCATGGGGAGGCACAAGGCCTTTTCCACCTGCTCCTCTCACCTCACTGTGGTCATTGTTTTCTATGGGACCCTCATCATAGTCTACATGCTGCCCAGAACAGTGCCACTGAGACAGCTCAACAAAACGGTCTCCCTTTTTTACACAGTCCTCACACCTCTCATCAATCCACTCATCTACAGTCTGAGGAACAGAGAGGTCAAGGAGGCACTGGGGAGAGTGCTCAGGAggcctgctgcctgcactgacAGCTCCAACCAGGTGTGGGTTTCAGGGCACAAATCTGGTTCTCCTGCAAACTGA